One genomic segment of Rivularia sp. PCC 7116 includes these proteins:
- a CDS encoding LuxR C-terminal-related transcriptional regulator, with product MPNSLQLIFEEIAQTRNKEQLRGQVMVKLGDYFQAKRRGLFFFDSISRRKTSGLVELALSIEHNPVLRYVVEHHAPVHEEVVLQPGRWKTICPRIDHGHVMAGPIIGNGKLIGGIGFTRTREASAFNTKDLADLSAVCLHLSTWLITVKSQIKQSKLNLDLDVDLDSNINCLTPREIQIAELVAQGLTNAQIGKELWIQENSVKQALKRMFRKLKVSSRAEMVAKVLTVNS from the coding sequence ATGCCGAATTCTTTGCAATTGATATTTGAAGAAATAGCCCAGACTCGCAACAAAGAACAATTGCGGGGACAGGTAATGGTTAAACTTGGCGATTATTTTCAAGCAAAGCGGCGAGGATTATTCTTTTTTGACAGTATTTCTCGTAGAAAAACTTCAGGTTTGGTTGAATTAGCACTATCTATAGAACATAATCCAGTTTTACGTTACGTAGTAGAACATCACGCTCCAGTGCATGAGGAAGTAGTGTTACAACCAGGAAGATGGAAAACAATTTGTCCTCGCATAGACCACGGACATGTAATGGCTGGCCCTATAATTGGTAATGGAAAGCTAATTGGTGGAATTGGCTTTACCCGCACGCGAGAAGCTTCCGCTTTTAATACTAAGGATTTAGCAGATTTAAGCGCTGTTTGTTTACATTTATCGACTTGGTTAATAACAGTAAAATCGCAAATAAAACAATCTAAATTAAATTTAGATTTAGATGTAGATTTAGATTCAAATATTAATTGTTTAACACCGCGAGAAATTCAAATTGCCGAATTAGTCGCACAAGGATTAACAAACGCTCAAATTGGAAAAGAATTGTGGATTCAGGAAAATTCCGTCAAACAAGCTTTAAAAAGAATGTTTCGCAAACTCAAAGTATCTTCCCGTGCGGAAATGGTAGCCAAAGTTTTGACAGTTAACAGTTAA
- the groL gene encoding chaperonin GroEL (60 kDa chaperone family; promotes refolding of misfolded polypeptides especially under stressful conditions; forms two stacked rings of heptamers to form a barrel-shaped 14mer; ends can be capped by GroES; misfolded proteins enter the barrel where they are refolded when GroES binds) — MAKIVSFNEESRRSLEKGINALADAVKITLGPKGRNVLLEKKFGAPQIVNDGITVAKEIELYDPLENTGARLIQEVAEKTKEIAGDGTTTATVLAQAIIREGLKNVAAGSNPMSLKRGIDKTVEALVQEITKISKPVEGSAIAQVATVSAGNDEEVGKMISEAMEKVTKDGVITVEESKSLSTELEVVEGMQIDRGYISPYFITNNDRMTVEFENARILITDKKISNIQDLVPILEKVARSGQPLLVISEDIEGEALATLVVNKARGVLGIAAIKAPGFGERRKAMLQDIAILTGGQMISEEIGLSLDTATEDMLGTARKIEIDKENTTIVAAGDLKADVEKRIGQIRKQLEETDSEYDKEKLQERIAKLAGGVAVIKVGAATETELQDRKLRIEDALNATKAAVEEGIVPGGGTTLIHLAKKVAEIKNKLSEEEKIGADIVARALEAPLRQIADNAGVEGSVIVSSVRNSEFNIGYNAANGEFEDLISVGIIDPAKVVRSSLQNAGSISGMVLTTEALVVEKPEPKPAGGGAPDMGGMGGMGGMGGMGMGMPGMGGMGMM; from the coding sequence ATGGCAAAAATCGTTTCCTTTAATGAAGAGTCACGTCGGTCATTGGAGAAGGGTATTAACGCCCTTGCTGATGCCGTCAAAATCACCTTGGGACCAAAAGGTCGTAATGTTCTTTTAGAAAAGAAATTTGGTGCGCCTCAAATTGTAAACGATGGTATCACCGTTGCTAAAGAAATTGAACTTTATGACCCCTTGGAGAACACCGGGGCAAGATTAATCCAGGAAGTGGCTGAGAAAACCAAAGAAATCGCGGGGGATGGTACTACTACCGCTACCGTATTGGCTCAAGCTATTATCCGCGAAGGACTCAAAAACGTTGCTGCTGGTTCCAACCCCATGAGCTTGAAGCGCGGCATTGACAAAACCGTTGAAGCGCTGGTGCAGGAAATTACCAAGATTTCCAAGCCAGTGGAAGGAAGTGCGATCGCGCAAGTTGCGACGGTATCTGCTGGTAATGATGAAGAAGTCGGTAAAATGATTTCTGAAGCGATGGAGAAAGTGACCAAAGACGGTGTAATTACCGTTGAGGAATCAAAATCTCTATCCACCGAGTTAGAAGTTGTAGAAGGGATGCAGATTGACAGGGGATATATTTCTCCCTACTTCATCACCAACAATGACCGAATGACAGTCGAATTTGAAAATGCCCGCATCTTGATTACTGATAAAAAAATCAGCAACATTCAAGATTTGGTGCCAATTTTAGAAAAAGTTGCTCGTAGCGGACAACCTTTACTAGTTATCTCTGAAGACATTGAGGGTGAAGCTTTAGCAACCTTGGTTGTAAATAAAGCTAGAGGTGTGTTGGGAATTGCCGCCATCAAAGCCCCTGGTTTCGGCGAACGTCGTAAAGCGATGTTACAGGATATTGCGATTCTTACCGGCGGACAGATGATTTCCGAAGAAATCGGTTTAAGCCTGGACACCGCAACCGAGGACATGTTAGGAACCGCTCGTAAAATCGAGATTGACAAAGAAAACACCACCATTGTTGCTGCTGGCGATCTAAAAGCTGATGTTGAAAAGCGCATCGGTCAAATTCGCAAACAGCTAGAGGAAACCGACTCCGAATACGACAAAGAAAAATTACAAGAACGTATCGCCAAACTTGCTGGTGGTGTAGCTGTAATTAAAGTTGGTGCGGCAACCGAAACCGAATTACAAGACCGTAAATTACGGATTGAAGATGCATTAAACGCAACCAAAGCAGCAGTCGAAGAAGGTATCGTTCCCGGTGGTGGTACTACCTTGATTCATCTAGCTAAAAAAGTCGCTGAAATCAAAAATAAACTTAGCGAAGAAGAAAAAATTGGTGCTGATATAGTAGCGAGAGCCTTAGAAGCGCCATTACGTCAAATCGCTGACAATGCTGGTGTAGAAGGTTCGGTTATTGTTTCCTCTGTTAGAAACAGCGAATTCAACATTGGTTACAACGCAGCCAACGGCGAATTTGAGGACTTAATTTCTGTCGGAATTATCGATCCAGCTAAAGTTGTGCGCTCCTCCTTACAAAACGCCGGTTCCATCTCCGGAATGGTACTAACTACTGAAGCCTTAGTAGTAGAAAAACCAGAACCCAAGCCAGCAGGCGGTGGCGCTCCCGACATGGGCGGCATGGGCGGCATGGGCGGCATGGGCGGCATGGGCATGGGTATGCCCGGAATGGGAGGAATGGGGATGATGTAG
- a CDS encoding sensor histidine kinase has translation MRFNQTASLSIRRAIRYVEWLILIVYLLLFLVNRDGVSYSNLPIPTYVTLAQVIILTTLSFIFPINRPIWQRRFYILLEVLTVIMPVAVGVDFEIALYLILAKSCILLNRKDVIFITIFSGILYMLLIAQSIPMIVDFNRTNHNQLLAEYLQDLNNTDVIIRRAVINNLGGYITASIFVILFCFVVVAEQKSRQKAEALTQQIETLAASLERSRIAREIHDSLGHSLTTLDIQLELAQRLYDKNPNKAIDSLNIAKDLSSECLTKVRNSVQSIRQTNFNLNQALATLVEQVVQNQSFVIHLNSELPQLPIQTSHQLYCIVQEAVTNIQKHGFAKVVNIKGYQDNQGIILEIIDDGQGFEVNAHHTGFGLRGMQERIQILGGELQIKSSLGEGTQIQVWIPS, from the coding sequence ATGCGCTTTAATCAAACTGCTTCTTTATCTATTCGTCGCGCCATACGTTATGTAGAATGGTTGATTTTAATTGTATATTTATTACTTTTTTTAGTGAATCGGGATGGAGTAAGTTACTCTAATTTACCAATACCAACTTACGTTACACTTGCTCAAGTAATTATATTAACGACTTTAAGTTTTATATTTCCAATCAATCGTCCTATTTGGCAGAGAAGATTTTATATTTTATTAGAAGTATTAACCGTTATTATGCCTGTAGCAGTAGGTGTTGATTTTGAAATAGCTCTATATCTGATACTAGCAAAAAGTTGTATTTTACTAAACAGAAAAGACGTAATTTTTATTACTATTTTTTCTGGTATTTTGTATATGCTTTTAATAGCTCAGAGTATACCTATGATAGTAGATTTTAACCGTACTAATCATAATCAATTACTTGCAGAATATTTACAAGATTTAAATAATACTGATGTCATAATTCGTAGAGCAGTGATTAATAATTTGGGAGGCTACATAACGGCAAGCATATTTGTAATTTTATTTTGCTTTGTCGTTGTAGCAGAACAGAAAAGTCGTCAAAAAGCAGAAGCCTTAACCCAACAAATAGAAACCTTGGCGGCAAGTTTAGAACGGAGTCGCATAGCTAGAGAAATTCATGATTCTTTGGGTCACTCTTTAACAACATTAGATATACAGTTAGAACTTGCTCAAAGGTTATATGATAAAAATCCCAATAAAGCAATTGATTCTTTGAATATTGCTAAAGACCTATCTAGCGAATGTTTAACAAAAGTCAGAAATTCGGTACAGTCGATACGTCAAACAAATTTTAACCTCAATCAGGCTTTAGCTACGTTAGTAGAACAAGTTGTACAAAATCAATCATTTGTAATTCATTTAAATTCAGAATTACCCCAACTACCAATTCAAACCAGCCATCAACTATACTGTATTGTTCAAGAAGCAGTTACTAATATTCAAAAACATGGTTTTGCAAAAGTTGTAAATATAAAAGGCTATCAAGATAACCAAGGAATTATTTTAGAAATTATAGATGATGGTCAAGGTTTTGAAGTAAATGCCCATCACACAGGTTTTGGATTGCGAGGAATGCAGGAAAGAATACAAATTTTAGGCGGGGAACTTCAGATTAAAAGTAGTTTGGGTGAAGGAACTCAAATTCAAGTTTGGATTCCTAGTTGA
- a CDS encoding sulfurtransferase encodes MPNYVHPEVLVDTQWLAEHLNDEKVRIVEVNANPQANPNEVIPGAVLWNSFKDLMLPDYRINLDKANIEEILSRSGIANNSTIIVYGEVPGVGGWIFWLLKIFGHQDVRILNGGRRKWVAEKRPLAPVQPVVNQTLYSAQEPDGNLRVLFEDVCKSINQADRVIVDVRTPQEYSGEWFYDKPPENNERAGHILSAVHVYYESALNEDGTLKPIEELRNVYESKDITPDKTIIPYCAVGARSAHTWFVLKYLLGYPNVLNYDGSWNEWSRREVKG; translated from the coding sequence ATGCCTAACTACGTTCATCCAGAAGTACTTGTCGATACTCAATGGCTTGCCGAGCATTTAAACGACGAGAAGGTTCGTATAGTCGAAGTAAATGCAAATCCCCAAGCAAACCCCAATGAAGTTATTCCTGGAGCAGTTTTATGGAATTCATTCAAAGATTTGATGCTTCCCGATTACCGAATTAATTTGGACAAAGCAAATATTGAAGAAATACTCTCACGTTCGGGTATTGCAAATAACTCAACTATCATTGTCTACGGAGAAGTTCCTGGTGTCGGAGGATGGATTTTTTGGTTATTGAAAATTTTTGGTCATCAAGATGTAAGAATTCTTAATGGTGGTCGTCGCAAATGGGTAGCCGAAAAACGCCCGTTAGCACCCGTACAGCCAGTTGTAAATCAAACTCTTTATAGCGCTCAAGAACCAGATGGTAATTTACGAGTGCTGTTTGAAGACGTTTGCAAATCCATTAACCAAGCAGATCGCGTAATTGTAGATGTAAGAACACCTCAAGAATATAGTGGCGAATGGTTTTATGACAAACCTCCAGAAAACAACGAACGCGCAGGACATATTCTAAGTGCGGTACATGTTTATTACGAATCAGCCTTAAATGAAGATGGGACTTTGAAGCCAATAGAAGAATTACGTAATGTTTATGAAAGTAAAGACATTACACCAGATAAAACAATAATTCCTTACTGTGCAGTTGGTGCCCGTTCCGCACATACTTGGTTTGTTTTAAAGTATTTATTAGGTTATCCAAATGTATTGAATTATGACGGTTCCTGGAACGAATGGAGCCGAAGAGAGGTTAAAGGTTAA
- a CDS encoding response regulator transcription factor, whose translation MIRLLLADDQPLFRQGLASLLSLEEDIEIVGQANHGSEAISLTQQLQPDVILMDVRMPVCDGVAATREIHQQFPWIKILVLTTFDEDEYIWQSLQAGALGYLLKNTPAPQLAAAIHAIHQGHSQLGPTIAPKVFAQLRPPIAAKENDIQQKLTERELEVLTLISQGKSNREISKTLYLSEGTVKNYVTQILGRLGLRDRTQAALWAKENLGI comes from the coding sequence ATGATTCGGCTGTTGTTAGCAGATGATCAACCGCTATTTCGCCAGGGATTAGCGTCTTTGCTGTCGTTAGAAGAAGATATTGAAATTGTAGGGCAAGCGAATCACGGTAGTGAAGCTATTTCTCTTACCCAACAATTGCAACCTGATGTAATTCTCATGGATGTGCGAATGCCTGTTTGCGATGGAGTGGCTGCAACTCGCGAGATTCATCAACAATTCCCTTGGATAAAAATTCTGGTACTGACGACTTTCGATGAAGATGAATACATATGGCAATCTTTACAGGCTGGAGCATTAGGTTATCTACTTAAAAATACTCCCGCACCGCAGTTAGCTGCCGCAATTCACGCCATACATCAAGGACATTCTCAATTAGGTCCAACTATTGCACCCAAAGTCTTTGCTCAATTACGTCCACCCATTGCAGCTAAAGAAAACGATATTCAGCAAAAATTAACTGAAAGGGAATTAGAAGTATTAACTTTGATATCTCAAGGAAAAAGTAATCGAGAAATTTCTAAAACTTTATATCTCAGCGAAGGCACTGTAAAAAACTACGTTACCCAAATTTTAGGGCGACTCGGGTTAAGAGATAGAACCCAAGCCGCCCTTTGGGCTAAAGAGAATTTAGGGATTTAG